One region of Mycobacterium riyadhense genomic DNA includes:
- a CDS encoding TetR/AcrR family transcriptional regulator, whose protein sequence is MARPKLIEEEELLDRLLDAFADLGYEGTSLRELCRHLGMSHNLIHRRYQSKDAAWHAAVDHGFADLYAALQVPPAEVPSDLFEVLRVLMVKFSEATLRRPALARIIQHEAAISGPRFEYMLTHYIGPTREASAALLAQLQASGAVREGAVETVYFFLTTWGIGGLASASDELRGTCESDHSRQHLARLAVDVVVDGLRART, encoded by the coding sequence GTGGCACGCCCGAAGCTCATCGAGGAGGAAGAGCTCCTAGACCGGCTACTCGACGCATTCGCCGATCTCGGTTATGAGGGCACGAGTCTGCGTGAGCTATGCCGACACCTCGGGATGAGCCACAATCTCATCCATCGGCGTTACCAATCCAAGGACGCGGCCTGGCACGCCGCGGTCGATCATGGTTTCGCCGATCTGTATGCGGCGCTACAGGTGCCGCCGGCCGAGGTGCCGTCGGACCTTTTCGAGGTTCTACGCGTGCTGATGGTCAAATTCTCCGAAGCGACGCTGCGTCGACCGGCGCTGGCCCGGATCATCCAGCACGAAGCCGCAATATCTGGTCCACGGTTTGAATACATGCTCACGCATTACATCGGTCCGACCCGCGAGGCCTCTGCCGCACTTCTGGCGCAGCTGCAAGCCTCCGGCGCAGTCCGGGAGGGCGCGGTTGAGACGGTCTACTTCTTCTTGACCACATGGGGAATCGGCGGGCTGGCCAGTGCTTCCGACGAGCTGCGCGGAACCTGCGAATCCGACCATTCCCGTCAACACCTGGCGCGACTGGCCGTCGACGTGGTGGTGGATGGCCTGCGTGCCCGCACCTAA
- a CDS encoding prenyltransferase yields the protein MPELSVGSRLKSWSYALGTTNPPPDGPIDAVTRWLVVTRAAVLPMTLVSGLVAALLAIGQPGFDWRWLVLAVVGITLAHISNNLMNDLYDTEVGSDSASYPRARYAPHPVLSGLISRRTLGLAILVVNLADLAILVVLTWARGWPVAAFALSGFALSVAYTAPPLRLKKRGLGEPDVFVVWGPLMVCGTYYSAVGEVGWTVVLASLPYGLLCTTVLMGKHIDKIPYDQPLGIRTLPVLLGAARARIVTLAMMLGFYVLVVVAVAMGAMAWPALLVGLALPRLAKVWPYFRREPPDQPPPKFPVWPLWYAALAWLHVRRAGALLVAGLTIGIVLRMW from the coding sequence ATGCCTGAGCTGAGCGTGGGCTCACGGCTGAAGTCGTGGTCATACGCACTGGGCACCACCAACCCGCCACCCGACGGGCCGATCGATGCGGTGACGCGCTGGCTCGTCGTAACCCGCGCGGCCGTGCTGCCGATGACCTTGGTCTCCGGCCTGGTCGCGGCGCTACTGGCGATAGGTCAGCCTGGGTTCGACTGGCGCTGGCTGGTCCTGGCGGTCGTCGGGATCACGCTGGCGCACATCTCCAACAACCTGATGAACGACCTGTACGACACCGAGGTCGGTTCCGACAGCGCCAGCTACCCCCGCGCTCGCTACGCCCCGCACCCGGTGTTGTCCGGCTTGATCAGCCGTCGCACGCTGGGCCTGGCGATACTCGTGGTGAACCTCGCCGATTTGGCGATCCTCGTCGTGCTGACTTGGGCTCGCGGCTGGCCCGTGGCGGCGTTTGCGCTCAGCGGATTCGCTTTGAGCGTTGCTTACACCGCACCACCGTTGCGACTTAAGAAACGCGGTCTGGGCGAACCCGACGTATTCGTCGTGTGGGGCCCGCTGATGGTATGCGGCACGTACTACTCCGCGGTGGGCGAGGTTGGCTGGACGGTGGTGCTCGCCTCGCTTCCCTACGGGCTGTTGTGCACGACGGTGCTAATGGGCAAGCACATCGACAAGATCCCCTACGACCAACCACTCGGCATCCGCACGTTGCCGGTGCTGTTGGGCGCTGCGCGGGCCCGCATTGTGACGTTGGCCATGATGCTCGGCTTCTATGTACTGGTCGTTGTTGCCGTCGCGATGGGGGCGATGGCGTGGCCCGCGCTGCTAGTCGGCCTGGCGCTGCCCCGGCTGGCCAAAGTGTGGCCGTACTTCCGTCGAGAGCCGCCTGACCAGCCACCACCGAAGTTTCCGGTGTGGCCGCTGTGGTATGCCGCACTGGCGTGGCTGCACGTGCGCCGGGCCGGTGCGCTGCTGGTTGCGGGTCTCACGATCGGCATTGTGCTGCGCATGTGGTGA
- the ramB gene encoding acetate metabolism transcriptional regulator RamB, with the protein MSKTFVGSRVRQLRNERGFSQAALAQMLEISPSYLNQIEHDVRPLTVAVLLRITEVFGVDATFFASQDDTRLVAELREVTMDRDLDIDIDPTQVAELVGAHPAFARAVVNLHRRYRITTAQLAAATEERYSDGSGSGSITMPHEEVRDYFYQRQNYLHELDTAAEDLTIQMRMHHGDLARELTRRLTEVHGVRITRRIDLGDTVLHRFDPNTKTLEISNHLSLGQQVFKMAAELAYLEFGDLIDGMVEEGKFTSQESHTLARLGLANYFAAATVLPYGQFHDVAENFRYDVERLSAFYSVSYETIAHRLSTLQRPSMRGVPFSFVRVDRAGNMSKRQSATGFHFSSSGGTCPLWNVYETFANPGKILVQIAQMPDGRNYMWVARTVERRAARYGQPGKTFAIGLGCELRHAHRLVHSEGLDLSGDIATPIGAGCRVCERDNCPQRAFPALGRALDLDEHRSTVSPYLVKQP; encoded by the coding sequence GTGTCCAAGACGTTCGTTGGCTCCCGGGTTCGCCAGTTGCGCAACGAGCGCGGGTTCAGCCAGGCCGCACTGGCGCAGATGCTGGAGATCTCACCGAGCTATCTCAATCAGATCGAGCATGACGTCCGTCCGCTGACGGTGGCGGTGCTGTTGCGGATCACCGAGGTGTTCGGGGTGGACGCGACATTTTTCGCCTCTCAGGACGACACCCGGCTGGTCGCCGAGCTCCGCGAGGTAACCATGGACCGCGATCTGGATATCGACATCGACCCAACCCAGGTGGCCGAATTGGTTGGGGCTCATCCAGCCTTCGCGCGGGCGGTGGTCAATCTGCACCGGCGGTACCGAATCACCACAGCACAGCTGGCCGCCGCCACCGAGGAGCGGTATTCCGACGGCAGCGGCAGCGGGTCGATCACCATGCCCCATGAAGAAGTGCGCGACTATTTCTATCAACGGCAGAATTACCTGCACGAGCTGGACACCGCCGCCGAAGACCTGACGATTCAGATGCGGATGCATCACGGCGACCTGGCCCGCGAGTTGACCCGGCGGCTCACCGAGGTACACGGAGTCCGCATCACCAGAAGGATCGACCTCGGCGACACGGTGTTACACCGCTTCGACCCCAACACCAAGACGCTGGAAATCAGCAATCACCTGTCCTTGGGTCAGCAGGTATTCAAGATGGCCGCCGAATTGGCGTATCTCGAGTTCGGCGACCTGATCGACGGCATGGTCGAGGAGGGCAAGTTCACCAGCCAGGAGTCGCACACCCTGGCCCGGCTCGGGCTGGCCAATTACTTCGCCGCGGCCACCGTGCTGCCCTACGGGCAGTTTCACGACGTCGCCGAGAATTTTCGCTACGACGTCGAGCGTCTGTCGGCGTTCTATTCGGTGAGCTACGAGACGATCGCGCACCGGCTCTCGACTCTGCAGCGGCCCTCGATGCGGGGCGTGCCGTTCTCGTTCGTACGGGTCGACCGCGCCGGAAACATGTCAAAACGCCAGTCGGCCACCGGGTTTCACTTCTCCTCCAGCGGCGGCACCTGCCCGTTGTGGAATGTCTATGAGACGTTCGCCAACCCCGGCAAGATCCTGGTGCAGATCGCCCAGATGCCCGACGGCCGCAACTACATGTGGGTGGCCCGCACCGTCGAGCGCCGCGCTGCCCGGTATGGTCAGCCCGGTAAAACCTTCGCGATCGGGCTCGGCTGCGAACTACGGCACGCGCACCGGCTCGTCCACTCGGAAGGACTCGACTTGTCGGGGGATATCGCGACACCGATCGGCGCCGGTTGCCGCGTCTGCGAGCGCGACAACTGCCCGCAACGGGCATTCCCCGCGCTCGGGCGCGCACTCGATCTCGACGAACATCGCAGCACGGTGTCCCCCTACCTGGTGAAGCAGCCGTGA
- the lpdA gene encoding dihydrolipoyl dehydrogenase — protein sequence MTHYDVVVLGAGPGGYVAAIRAAQLGLNTAIVEPKYWGGVCLNVGCIPSKALLRNAELVHIFTKDAKTFGINGEAKFDYGVAFDRSRKVADGRVAGVHFLMKKNKITEIHGYGRFSDANTLSVELNDGGTETVTFDNAIIATGSSTRLVPGTSLSANVVTYEEQILSRELPKSIIIAGAGAIGMEFGYVLKNYGVDVTIVEFLPRALPNEDAEVSREIEKQFKKLGVKILTGTKVESISDDGSQVTVVVSKDGKSEERTADKVLQAIGFAPNVEGYGLDKAGVALTDRKAIGINDYMRTSVPHIYAIGDVTGLLMLAHVAEAQGVVAAETIAGAETLALGDYRMLPRATFCQPQVASFGLTEQQARDEGYDVVVAKFPFTANGKAHGLGDPSGFVKLVADAKHGELLGGHLVGHDVSELLPELTLAQKWDLTATELARNVHTHPTMSEALQECFHGLTGHMINF from the coding sequence GTGACTCACTATGACGTCGTCGTTCTCGGAGCCGGTCCCGGCGGATATGTCGCGGCGATTCGCGCCGCACAGCTAGGCCTCAACACCGCAATCGTCGAACCCAAATATTGGGGCGGAGTCTGCCTCAACGTCGGCTGCATCCCGTCCAAGGCGCTGTTGCGCAACGCCGAACTTGTCCACATCTTCACCAAGGACGCCAAGACTTTCGGCATCAACGGCGAAGCCAAGTTCGACTACGGGGTCGCCTTTGACCGCAGCCGCAAGGTGGCCGACGGTCGCGTGGCCGGTGTGCACTTCCTGATGAAGAAGAACAAGATCACCGAGATCCACGGCTACGGCCGGTTTTCCGACGCCAACACGCTGTCGGTTGAGCTCAACGACGGCGGAACCGAAACCGTCACGTTCGACAATGCGATCATCGCCACCGGCAGCAGCACCCGGCTGGTGCCCGGGACGTCGCTGTCGGCCAACGTCGTGACCTATGAGGAACAGATCCTGTCGCGGGAGTTGCCGAAGTCGATCATCATCGCCGGAGCCGGCGCGATCGGCATGGAGTTCGGCTATGTGCTGAAGAACTACGGCGTCGACGTGACCATCGTGGAGTTCCTGCCGCGTGCACTGCCCAATGAGGACGCCGAGGTCTCCAGGGAGATCGAGAAGCAGTTCAAAAAGCTCGGCGTCAAGATCCTGACCGGAACCAAGGTGGAGTCCATTTCTGACGATGGTTCGCAGGTCACCGTGGTCGTTAGCAAGGACGGTAAATCCGAGGAGCGTACGGCCGACAAGGTATTGCAGGCCATCGGGTTTGCGCCCAACGTCGAGGGCTACGGACTGGACAAGGCCGGCGTCGCGCTGACCGACCGCAAGGCCATCGGCATCAACGACTACATGCGCACCAGCGTCCCCCATATCTACGCCATCGGCGATGTCACCGGGCTGCTGATGCTGGCGCACGTTGCCGAGGCGCAAGGCGTGGTCGCGGCCGAAACCATTGCCGGCGCAGAGACTTTGGCTCTGGGTGACTACCGCATGCTGCCGCGCGCGACCTTCTGCCAACCACAGGTCGCCAGCTTCGGGCTCACCGAACAGCAGGCCCGCGACGAGGGTTACGACGTCGTGGTCGCCAAGTTCCCGTTCACCGCCAACGGCAAGGCGCATGGCCTGGGTGACCCCAGCGGCTTCGTCAAGCTGGTAGCCGACGCCAAGCACGGCGAGCTGCTGGGCGGGCATTTGGTTGGCCACGACGTCTCCGAACTGCTGCCCGAACTCACGCTGGCGCAGAAGTGGGACCTCACGGCCACTGAATTGGCGCGCAACGTGCACACCCACCCGACGATGTCCGAGGCGCTGCAGGAGTGCTTCCATGGCCTGACCGGCCACATGATCAACTTCTGA
- a CDS encoding acyl-[acyl-carrier-protein] thioesterase — protein MSLDKELMPVPDGHPDVFDREWPLRVGDIDRTGRLRLDAACRHIQDIGQDQLREMGFEETHPLWIVRRTMVDLIRPIEFQDMLRCRRWCSGTSNRWCEMRVRVDGRKGGLIESEAFWIHVNRETEMPARIADDFLAGLHKTTSVDRLRWKGYLKAGCRDDATEIHEFPVRVTDIDLFDHMNNSVYWGVIEDYLASHPELLAGPLRVTIEHEAPVALGDKLEIISHIHPAGSTDQFGPGLADKTVTTLTYAVGDETKAVASLFSL, from the coding sequence GTGAGCCTGGACAAAGAGTTAATGCCGGTACCGGACGGTCACCCCGACGTATTCGACCGCGAATGGCCGCTGCGCGTAGGGGACATCGATCGCACGGGCCGGCTGCGCTTGGATGCCGCCTGCCGGCACATCCAGGACATCGGCCAGGACCAGCTGCGCGAGATGGGCTTCGAGGAGACCCATCCGCTGTGGATCGTCCGGCGCACCATGGTCGACCTGATCCGGCCGATCGAGTTTCAGGACATGTTGCGGTGCCGACGCTGGTGCTCGGGCACCTCCAATCGGTGGTGCGAGATGCGGGTCCGCGTCGATGGACGCAAGGGGGGCCTGATCGAATCCGAGGCCTTCTGGATCCACGTCAACCGGGAGACCGAGATGCCGGCCCGCATCGCCGACGACTTCCTGGCGGGTCTACACAAGACCACTTCGGTTGATCGGCTGCGGTGGAAGGGCTATTTGAAAGCCGGCTGCCGCGATGACGCGACGGAGATTCACGAGTTCCCGGTCCGGGTCACCGACATCGACCTGTTCGACCACATGAACAACTCGGTGTATTGGGGTGTGATCGAGGACTATCTGGCTTCTCACCCCGAGCTGCTAGCCGGACCGTTGCGGGTGACCATCGAGCACGAGGCTCCGGTTGCGCTTGGCGACAAGCTGGAAATCATCTCGCACATCCATCCGGCTGGCTCCACCGATCAATTCGGTCCCGGCCTGGCCGACAAGACTGTTACAACGCTCACATATGCGGTCGGCGACGAGACGAAAGCCGTCGCATCGCTGTTCTCCCTTTAG
- the pcaA gene encoding cyclopropane mycolic acid synthase PcaA, whose translation MSVQLTPHFENVQAHYDLSDDFFRLFLDPSQTYSCAYFERDDMTLEEAQVAKVDLSLGKLKLEPGMTLLDIGCGWGATMRRALEKYDVNVVGLTLSENQAAHVQKMFDEMDTPRSRRVLLEGWEKFHEPVDRIVSIGAFEHFGRQRYPRFFRMAYNVLPSDGIMLLHTIARPTFKEARAKGLPLTHEIVHFTQFILAEIFPGGWLPTIPSVEEHAGAAGFKVTRIQSLQLHYARTLDLWAAALESKRDQAIAIQSEKVYDRYMKYLTGCAKLFREGYTDIDQFTMEK comes from the coding sequence ATGTCCGTGCAGCTCACGCCGCATTTTGAGAACGTGCAAGCCCATTATGATCTCTCCGACGATTTCTTCCGGTTGTTTCTCGACCCCAGCCAGACCTACAGCTGCGCCTACTTCGAGCGCGACGACATGACACTGGAAGAGGCGCAAGTCGCTAAGGTCGACCTGTCGCTGGGAAAGCTGAAGCTCGAGCCCGGGATGACGCTACTGGACATCGGCTGCGGCTGGGGCGCCACCATGCGACGCGCCCTCGAGAAATATGACGTCAACGTCGTGGGCCTGACGCTGTCGGAAAATCAGGCCGCCCATGTCCAGAAGATGTTCGACGAGATGGACACCCCCCGGAGCCGGCGGGTCCTGCTGGAGGGCTGGGAGAAGTTCCACGAGCCCGTCGACCGTATCGTCTCCATCGGTGCCTTTGAGCACTTCGGACGCCAGCGCTACCCGCGCTTCTTCAGGATGGCCTACAACGTCTTGCCGAGCGACGGCATCATGCTGCTGCACACCATCGCCCGTCCCACGTTTAAAGAGGCCCGGGCGAAGGGCCTGCCGCTGACCCACGAAATCGTTCACTTCACCCAGTTCATCTTGGCGGAGATCTTCCCGGGTGGCTGGCTACCGACCATCCCGTCGGTCGAAGAGCATGCCGGGGCGGCGGGCTTCAAGGTGACTCGGATCCAGTCCTTGCAACTGCACTACGCGCGAACCCTGGACCTGTGGGCGGCGGCGCTCGAATCCAAGCGGGACCAGGCGATTGCGATCCAGTCGGAGAAGGTTTACGACCGGTATATGAAGTACCTGACGGGCTGCGCGAAACTATTCCGCGAGGGTTACACCGACATTGATCAGTTCACAATGGAAAAGTAA
- a CDS encoding helix-turn-helix domain-containing protein, whose amino-acid sequence MAAPITHYSEPSIDTNELTIRRLLDESLMSGARVVSGADQLDRELTWILPLTEVPPLPNRLEAVAVYARAEAVAGGGILLASLASRGAAVLVVDGPISAEVRHSGLPTGLVVIEMASRVGFAALSRLFATLTLNQEVPVMRYSMHVHALLARLFHRGAGLEILIREVCNLARNPAMVLDARGQVVAQAGLNANDSEALTASVRRVLATGVPAARRLTAQRCRIERVVGAGRGAWTSIAHEVKVGKAFEGWVIVLVPYAILDPQDLARHRVLTEQAAAVVGVELLRQRSVVEAEERARDDFIRALVHGAFFSDHELRARAEHHEIDPDSTFGVFVARGLLPKTVRNRAARMLRLVRYAANIFADQSVRADATAVGDVLVVVRTLRDADEPVLSHEMAAFAQSMCSALELRCGKAVAVAYGQPAHGAREVSDSYRDAQIASDIAHRLGRTGATSHQDLRSFTMLAEIADSEESRQLIERFVEPLRSGPNLLETLTGYLARGGNITDAARTLNVHRNTLLNKLDRISRAIGLDIREPENQFTACLAIRLDTLAEARAATDRQLCLPGR is encoded by the coding sequence ATGGCCGCTCCGATTACCCACTATTCCGAGCCATCGATCGATACCAACGAATTGACGATTCGGAGGCTGCTCGATGAATCACTGATGTCCGGCGCCCGCGTTGTGAGCGGCGCTGACCAGCTCGATCGCGAGTTGACATGGATTCTGCCGCTGACTGAAGTACCACCGTTGCCGAATCGACTCGAGGCGGTGGCGGTATATGCCCGCGCCGAGGCCGTGGCCGGCGGCGGCATCCTGCTTGCCTCGCTAGCCTCCCGGGGTGCGGCGGTTCTGGTGGTGGACGGGCCGATATCAGCAGAGGTTCGGCACTCGGGCCTCCCCACTGGACTGGTCGTCATCGAGATGGCCTCGCGTGTCGGCTTTGCCGCCCTTAGCCGCCTTTTCGCGACCCTGACGCTGAATCAGGAAGTGCCGGTGATGCGGTACTCGATGCACGTCCATGCGTTGCTGGCGAGGCTGTTCCATCGCGGGGCCGGCCTGGAGATTCTCATCCGTGAGGTTTGCAATCTGGCCCGCAACCCTGCGATGGTCCTCGATGCTCGCGGTCAGGTGGTTGCCCAGGCTGGACTTAACGCAAACGACAGTGAAGCGCTCACCGCCTCGGTTCGCCGCGTGCTAGCAACCGGTGTGCCCGCTGCACGCCGTTTGACCGCACAGCGCTGCCGGATTGAGCGCGTCGTTGGTGCCGGCCGCGGAGCCTGGACCTCGATCGCCCACGAAGTCAAGGTCGGCAAGGCATTCGAGGGCTGGGTAATCGTCCTCGTCCCGTATGCCATCTTGGACCCCCAGGATCTGGCCCGTCACCGTGTCCTTACCGAGCAGGCGGCTGCCGTCGTTGGCGTGGAGCTACTGCGCCAGCGCAGCGTCGTGGAAGCCGAAGAGCGGGCGCGCGATGACTTCATCCGAGCGCTGGTCCATGGCGCCTTTTTCAGTGACCACGAACTGCGGGCCCGTGCCGAGCACCACGAGATCGACCCCGATTCGACGTTCGGCGTGTTCGTTGCCCGCGGCTTGTTACCGAAAACGGTACGAAATCGGGCGGCCAGAATGCTGCGATTGGTCCGCTATGCCGCCAATATCTTCGCCGACCAGTCGGTGCGCGCCGATGCGACCGCGGTCGGCGATGTCTTGGTAGTAGTGCGTACCCTGCGCGATGCTGACGAGCCAGTGCTGAGCCACGAGATGGCGGCTTTTGCTCAATCAATGTGCAGTGCACTAGAGCTGCGCTGCGGGAAGGCCGTGGCCGTCGCCTACGGACAACCGGCGCACGGCGCCAGGGAAGTCTCCGACAGCTACCGCGACGCCCAAATCGCTTCGGACATCGCGCATCGGCTCGGCCGTACCGGCGCCACCTCCCATCAGGACCTGCGCAGCTTCACGATGCTCGCCGAAATCGCCGACTCCGAAGAAAGCCGGCAACTGATTGAGCGCTTCGTCGAGCCGTTGCGGTCGGGGCCGAATCTGCTGGAGACGTTGACCGGATACCTCGCCCGGGGCGGGAACATCACTGACGCCGCGCGCACACTCAACGTCCATCGCAACACGCTGCTGAACAAGCTCGACCGAATCTCACGCGCGATCGGTCTGGACATCCGAGAACCGGAGAACCAATTCACCGCCTGTCTTGCGATCAGGCTCGACACGCTGGCCGAGGCCAGAGCGGCAACCGACCGACAGCTCTGCTTGCCGGGCCGCTAA
- a CDS encoding 3-hydroxybutyryl-CoA dehydrogenase translates to MRVAIQRVGVIGAGQMGSGIAEVSVRAGVDVTVFETTEALITAGRNRIVKSLERGVSAGKVTERERDRALGQLTFTTDLDDLADRQLVIEAVIEDEAVKAEIFAKLDQVVTDPDAVLASNTSSIPIMKIAAATKNPRRVLGLHFFNPVPVLPLVELVSTLVTDEAAAARTEEFASTVLGKQVVRCSDRSGFVVNALLVPYLLSAIRMVEAGFATVEDVDKAVVAGLSHPMGPLRLSDLVGLDTLKLIADKLYEEFKEPHYGPPPLLLRMVEAGLLGKKSGQGFYTY, encoded by the coding sequence GTGAGGGTGGCGATCCAGCGAGTAGGGGTTATTGGGGCCGGACAGATGGGATCCGGTATCGCCGAGGTGTCCGTGCGCGCCGGCGTCGACGTGACCGTGTTCGAGACCACCGAGGCGCTGATCACCGCCGGGCGCAACCGAATCGTGAAGTCGCTGGAGCGTGGCGTGAGCGCCGGCAAGGTCACCGAGCGTGAGCGCGACCGCGCCCTGGGCCAACTGACCTTCACCACCGACCTCGACGACCTGGCCGACCGGCAGCTGGTCATCGAGGCCGTCATCGAGGACGAGGCCGTCAAGGCCGAAATCTTCGCAAAGCTCGATCAGGTCGTCACCGATCCCGACGCAGTGCTGGCGTCGAACACCTCCAGCATCCCGATCATGAAGATCGCGGCGGCCACCAAGAATCCGCGGCGGGTGCTGGGTCTGCACTTCTTCAACCCGGTCCCGGTGCTGCCGCTGGTCGAACTGGTCAGCACGCTGGTGACCGATGAAGCCGCCGCCGCTCGCACCGAGGAGTTTGCCAGCACGGTGCTAGGCAAACAGGTGGTCCGTTGTTCGGATCGGTCCGGCTTTGTGGTCAACGCGCTGCTGGTGCCCTATCTGCTGTCGGCGATCCGGATGGTTGAGGCCGGGTTCGCCACCGTCGAAGACGTCGACAAGGCCGTTGTCGCCGGGTTATCGCATCCGATGGGCCCGTTGCGGCTTTCCGATCTAGTCGGTCTGGACACCCTCAAATTGATCGCGGACAAGTTGTACGAAGAATTCAAGGAACCACACTATGGGCCGCCACCGCTATTGCTGCGGATGGTCGAGGCCGGTCTATTGGGCAAGAAGTCCGGGCAGGGCTTCTACACGTACTGA
- the aceA gene encoding isocitrate lyase, which yields MSVVGTPKSAEQIQKDWDTNPRWKGITRTYTPAEVVALQGSVVEEHTLARRGAEVLWSQLHDLEFVNALGALTGNMAVQQVRAGLKAIYLSGWQVAGDANLSGHTYPDQSLYPANSVPQVVRRINNALLRADEIAKVEGDTSVENWLAPIVADGEAGFGGALNVYELQKAMIAAGVAGSHWEDQLASEKKCGHLGGKVLIPTQQHIRTLTSARLAADVADVPTVVIARTDAEAATLITSDVDERDQPFITGERTKEGFYRVRNGLEPCIARAKAYAPYSDLIWMETGTPDLDLAAKFAEGVKAEFPDQMLAYNCSPSFNWKKHLDDATIAKFQKELGAMGFKFQFITLAGFHALNYSMFDLAYGYARNQMTAYVELQEREFDAEERGYTATKHQREVGAGYFDRIATTVDPTSSTTALTGSTEEGQFH from the coding sequence ATGTCTGTCGTTGGCACGCCTAAGAGCGCCGAGCAGATCCAGAAGGACTGGGACACCAACCCGCGCTGGAAGGGCATCACCCGTACCTATACGCCCGCCGAGGTGGTCGCGCTGCAGGGCAGCGTGGTCGAGGAGCACACCCTGGCCCGCCGCGGTGCCGAGGTCCTGTGGAGCCAGCTGCATGACCTGGAGTTCGTCAACGCGCTGGGCGCGCTGACCGGCAACATGGCCGTCCAGCAGGTGCGTGCCGGCCTGAAGGCCATCTACCTGTCGGGCTGGCAGGTCGCCGGCGACGCCAACCTTTCCGGCCACACCTACCCCGACCAGAGCCTGTACCCTGCCAACTCGGTGCCCCAGGTCGTCCGTCGCATCAACAACGCGCTGCTGCGCGCCGACGAGATCGCCAAGGTCGAGGGCGACACGTCCGTCGAGAACTGGCTGGCGCCGATCGTCGCCGACGGCGAGGCCGGCTTCGGCGGTGCGCTGAATGTCTACGAGCTGCAAAAGGCCATGATCGCCGCGGGCGTTGCCGGGTCGCACTGGGAAGACCAGCTCGCGTCGGAGAAGAAGTGTGGTCACCTCGGTGGCAAGGTGCTCATCCCGACCCAGCAGCACATTCGCACGCTGACCTCGGCTCGTCTGGCGGCCGACGTCGCCGACGTCCCGACCGTCGTGATCGCGCGCACCGATGCCGAGGCGGCCACGTTGATCACCTCCGACGTCGACGAGCGCGACCAGCCGTTCATCACCGGCGAGCGGACCAAGGAAGGGTTCTACCGGGTCCGCAACGGCCTGGAACCGTGCATCGCCCGCGCCAAGGCCTACGCGCCGTACTCCGACCTGATCTGGATGGAGACGGGCACCCCGGACCTCGACCTGGCCGCCAAGTTCGCCGAGGGCGTCAAGGCCGAGTTCCCGGACCAGATGCTGGCCTACAACTGCTCGCCGTCGTTCAACTGGAAGAAGCACCTTGACGACGCCACGATCGCCAAGTTCCAGAAGGAGCTCGGGGCGATGGGCTTCAAGTTCCAGTTCATCACCCTGGCCGGCTTCCACGCGCTGAACTACTCGATGTTCGATCTGGCCTACGGTTACGCCCGCAACCAGATGACCGCGTACGTCGAGCTGCAGGAGCGCGAGTTCGACGCCGAGGAGCGCGGCTACACCGCGACCAAGCATCAGCGCGAGGTGGGTGCCGGTTACTTCGACCGCATCGCCACCACAGTGGACCCGACTTCGTCGACCACCGCGCTGACCGGCTCCACCGAAGAGGGCCAATTCCACTGA
- a CDS encoding carboxymuconolactone decarboxylase family protein — MTAPHGGQLARIPSGRFRQLGPVNWVLAKLGARTVRAPEMHLFTTLGHRQSLFWAWLLYGGRVLRGRLPRIDTELVILRVAHLRSCEYELQHHRRMARGAGLDPQTQATIFAWPHSPETDGPRRVLSARQQALLKATDELIKDRSITADTWQQLAAHLNRPRLIEFCMLATHYDGLAATITALEIPLDNPR, encoded by the coding sequence GTGACCGCCCCGCACGGCGGCCAGCTCGCGCGCATCCCGTCGGGCAGGTTCCGCCAGCTGGGTCCCGTCAACTGGGTGCTGGCCAAGCTGGGCGCGCGCACGGTGCGGGCGCCGGAGATGCACCTGTTCACCACGCTGGGCCACCGCCAATCCCTGTTCTGGGCCTGGCTGCTCTATGGCGGCCGGGTGTTGCGGGGACGGCTGCCCCGCATCGATACCGAGTTGGTGATTTTGCGCGTCGCGCATTTGCGCTCTTGCGAATACGAGTTGCAGCACCATCGCCGCATGGCACGCGGGGCAGGACTGGATCCACAGACGCAAGCCACCATTTTCGCCTGGCCTCACTCTCCGGAAACCGACGGTCCCCGCAGGGTTTTGAGCGCCCGACAGCAGGCGCTGTTAAAGGCGACGGACGAATTGATCAAGGACCGGTCGATCACCGCGGACACCTGGCAACAGTTGGCGGCGCACCTCAACCGCCCGCGGTTGATCGAATTCTGCATGCTGGCAACTCATTACGACGGGCTGGCCGCCACGATCACGGCACTCGAAATCCCGCTGGACAACCCGCGCTGA